The Metabacillus schmidteae nucleotide sequence TTGGTACAGAGGCTTTTGTAAAACAATAGATGAATGTTGATAAAACACTCATTAAAGCAAAGTCAAATATGTTTCTAGCCAAGATAAAGGACAATCTATACGAGAAAACAACACGAAATGTCTTTCATAGTCAAGATGAAGGACAATCAACACAAGAAAGGAGCATCAACTGTCTTTCATAGTCAAGATGAAGGACAATCAACACAAGAAAGGAGCATCAACTGTCTTTCATAGTCAAGATGAAGGACAATTCACACAAGTAAGCAACATCAACTGTCTTTCATAGTCAAGATGAAGGACAATTCACACAAGTAAGCAACATCAACTGTCTTTCATAGCTAAGATAAAGGACAATCCACACGAGAAAACAACACCAAATGTCTTTCGTAGTCAAGATGAAGGACAATCCACACAAGAAAGGAGCATCAACTGTCTTTCATAGTCAAGATGAAGGACAATCCACACAAGGAAGGGAAACAACATCAACTGTCTTTCATAACCAAGATGAAGGACAATCCACACAAGGAAACAACATCAACTGTCTTTCATAACTAAGATGAAGGACAATTCACACAAGGAAACAACACCAAATGTCTTTCATAACCAAGATGAAGGTCTGAAAATAATAGATATCTCCAAAGAAATTCTAAAAATTAACATTAATAATTATACCTAGGAAGGAGATTCTATTATTAATCATGTCATGAAGAGAAGGTGCATAATATGAAAGAAAAGCAATTTCAGGATGATTTAGATCAATATAAAATGCCGGATGCGGTCAAAAACGCCGAGAAAGGTACATATATGGTTGGTTATGAAGCCTCAACTGGAAATAAAACCGATCCAAATCATGAGGTAGGGAAGAAATTATAGTCACAAGGGAACACCGGATTTTTTAACGGTGTTTTTTCTTGTTATAAGCCTATTCTGGTTTCAAAAAAATTCTTCTAAAAGTAGAAAAACATAATAAGGAATGAATCATTTTTATAGGTTAATTTCAAAACCATTTGACATCGTTTCCACAATCGGGATATAATTTTATACAAGTTAATGAGTGTGACGGAGATTAGGAGATTCACAGACAAATGCCCGATATAGGGTGTTTTCTGTTGAATCTCTTTTTTTTCAATAACAATTTTGAATAAATGTTCGCAAAAGAAAACTATTCACGAAGATACATTGTAGGAGGATTTATAGATGGAAACATACATCTTATCACTAGATCAAGGTACAACTAGCTCAAGGGCGATTATCTTTAATAAAAAGGGTGAAATTGTTCATGTTGCACAAAAAGAATTCACTCAATTTTTCCCTCAATCAGGATGGGTTGAACATAATGCCAGTGAGATTTGGGGATCAGTCCTCGCTGTTATTGCAACCGTTTTATCAGAATCCAGTATAAGAGCAGAACAAATAGAAGGAATTGGAATTACGAATCAACGTGAAACAACAGTTGTGTGGGATAAAGAGACAGGTATACCTGTTTATAATGCGATTGTTTGGCAATCAAGACAAACAAGTGAAATTTGTGAAGAGCTTAAGCAAGGTGGTTATGAATCAAAAATCCGCAAAAAAACCGGATTATTAATAGATCCTTATTTTTCAGGTACAAAAGTAAAGTGGATATTGGACAATGTTGAAGGAGCGAGAAGTAAAGCTGAAGAGGGGAAATTGTTATTCGGAACGATTGATACTTGGCTTATTTGGAAGCTCTCCGGTGGTAGGGCGCATGTAACAGATTATAGCAATGCATCGAGAACGTTAATGTATAACATTCATGAGTTGAAGTGGGATAGTGAATTATTAGATATTTTAACAATTCCGGCTTCAATGCTGCCGGAGGTTCGCTCATCCTCTGAAATTTATGCTCATACAGTTGGATATCATTTCTTTGGGGCAGAGGTTCCTATCGCTGGAGCAGCTGGAGATCAGCAGGCTGCTATGTTCGGCCAAGCTTGCTTTGAAAAAGGTATGGGGAAAAGCACCTATGGAACAGGATGTTTCATGTTAATGAACACAGGTGAAAAAGCTGTTGAATCAGAGCATGGGTTATTAACTACTATTGCTTGGGGAATAAACGGTAAAGTAGAATATGCTCTTGAAGGAAGTATTTTTATTGCCGGAGCAGCTATCCAATGGCTTAAGGACAGTATGAGATTGTTGAAACAAGCAAGTGATAGTGAAAAATACGCAAGAAGAGTGGAGTCAACAGATGGTGTTTATGTGGTTCCTGCCTTTGTCGGGCTTGGCACACCTTATTGGGATAGTGAGGTAAGGGGTTCTGTTTTTGGATTAACTCGTGGAACAACGAAAGAGCACTTTGTAAGAGCAACGATCGAATCGCTTGCTTATCAAACAAAAGATGTATTATCAGTGATGGAAATTGACTCAGGCATTAAGTTAAAAACACTCCGAGTTGATGGAGGAGCTGTCAAAAATAACTTCCTATTAGAATTTCAAAGTGACTTATTAAATGTACTGGTTGAGAGACCGGTCATTAATGAGACGACAGCACTTGGCGCAGCATATCTCGCAGGCTTGGCTGTAGGTTATTGGGAGAGTCAAAAGGAAATTGAATCACAATGGGCTATTGATCACCAATTCGAACCGAATATGACAGAAGACAAACGTAATCAACTATATAATGGATGGAAAAAGGCCGTTCATGCAGCAATGGCATTTAAATGATATTTTAAATTTAAGATATACAAACAGAAATAAATTTGGTATACTATACACAAGTTAATAAACGGTATTGAGAAACGGAGAGACCACGGCACATTACCTATTTTGGGGTAATGCTGTTTGTGGTCTCTTTTTGCGTATAATAGGGATATTAGGAGGAAAAACAAATGTTATCCAATTTAAATAGAAGCGAAATTATTACTGAATTAACAGGACAGCGGTTCGATTTATTAGTTATCGGAGGCGGTATCACAGGTGCAGGAATTGCACTTGATGCAACAACACGTGGAATGAGTACAGCATTAGTCGAAATGCAGGATTTTGCTGCAGGTACATCAAGTCGTTCTACAAAGTTAGTACACGGAGGATTAAGATACTTAAAACAATTTGACTTCAAAGTAGTGGCAGAGGTTGGGAAGGAAAGAGCGATTGTATATGAAAATGGTCCACATGTAACAACACCAGAGTGGATGCTTCTCCCGTTCTATGAAGGAGGAAATTTCGGTAAATTTATGACCTCTATTGGGTTAAGGGTTTATGACTTCCTGGCTGGCGTAAAAAAAAGTGAACGAAGAGTCATGTTTAATGTTGAAGAAACCCTAAAAAGAGCTCCTTTGATCAAAAAAGACGGGTTAAAGGGTGGCGGTTATTATGTTGAATATCGTACAGATGATGCAAGATTAACGATTGAAGTGTTAAAAGCTGCAGTTAAGAAAGGAACAAAAGCATTAAATTATTCAAAGGTTCAAGATTTCCTTTATGAAGCTGGCAAAGTAGTAGGAGTTATTGTTGAAGACCAATTAACTGGTGAAACATATGAAGTAAGAGCTAAAAAAGTCATTAATGCAACAGGTCCATGGGTAGACGGTTTAAGGGAAAAAGATGGATCTAAAAAAGGAAAAGGCTTAATCTTGTCAAAAGGTGTTCATATCGTCATTGATCAGTCACGCTTTCCGTTAAAGCAAGCAATCTATTTTGATACAAAAGAAGACAAAAGGATGATATTTGCGATCCCAAGAAACGGTAAAACCTACGTAGGGACAACAGATACATTTTATCATGATGATCCTGTGTCTCCTGAAATTACTTTGGATGATGTTGATTACATTCTTGATGCTATTAACTTTATGTTTCCTGACATTAAGGCGACAAGAACTGATGTGGAATCATCTTGGGCTGGAGTTCGACCGCTTATTCTTGAAGAAGGGAAAGATCCGTCGGAGATTTCACGTAAAGACGAAATTTGGGAATCTGATTCTGGTCTAATCACCATCGCCGGTGGAAAATTAACTGGATACAGAAAAATGGCTGAAACAATTGTGAATGTTGTTGCACAGAAATTTCAATCAGAAGAGGGACGTACCTTTAAGGGATGTCAAACATTGAAGCTTCCAATTTCAGGTGGAGATGTTGGAGGTTCTAAAAATTACGAGAAATTTGTTCAAGATGCAGCAGCTAAAGGCGTAAATATCGGATTATCAAAAGAAGATGCTGTTCATCTTGCATCATTCTATGGTTCAAATGTTTTTGATGTATTTGAATTGTTAAATGAAAAGAAAGAAGAAGCGGAAAAGTACGGACTTCCATTAGTTGTTTTAGCAAAGCTTCTTTATGCTCTTAAATATGAAATGGCGGCTACTCCAGTTGATTTCTATTTTAGAAGAACAGGTAATTTGTTGTTTGATATTGATTCAGTAAGAGAATGGAAAGATAATGTATGTCAATATATGAGAGATCAATTTGGTTGGTCTGATATCCAAAATCAAAGGTTTTTTGCTGAACTTGAAGTGGCAATAGAGGCTGCAACAGGACATAATCCAATAAAGTAACACTGGAGTTGCAAATTAGGTAAACACTACATGACTTAAAAACAAATGATTCCAAGTTGTTGCTTGGAATCATTTGTTGTGATCTTATTGTTCTAACGGTAATCTTCCTGCTGTGGCACAGGATGTTCTTTCGTTAATTTTTGGTGTTAAGGTTTGACTAACTGGAACCGAATTTGGATCTTTAATATAGTTTAACAACGTTTTCACCATGTTTTGAGCAATTTCTTCGACAGGCACTCCAACGCTTGTTAATGGAACTTCCAAATTTTCCATCTGCGGAATATTGTCATAGCTTATAACAGACATATCCTTTGGAAGAATATAATTTGCTTGTCTTAAGGAACGAACAATTCCAGCACTTATGTCATAACTTGTTCCGATAATAGCTGTGGGCTGAAAAGCAGAGCTTAATAGTCGATTTGTAGCCATGTAACCATCATACCAATCAAGTCCACCGGTATTGATTAAGTTATGACTATTTATTTTTAGACCTAATTTTTCCATCGCTTGCTGAAAACCGTAATATTTTTCGACTTGTCTTTCATCAATAAAAGAAAAGTCTCCTAGAAAAGCGATGTTTTCATGTCCCAAACGATATAAGTATTCAACAGCTGAATGCATAGCTTCCCTATAATTTACATCAATAACAGGGATCGACTTATTTTTATTTACCCCATAAGTTACAACAGGCATAGGAAAGGTTTTTGGCATTTCAAAGTTGTCTCGATTAAATATGATAACCCCGTCCACTTGAAATCGTTTAAACATTTCAATTGATTCCTCAATTGAGTTAATGGAAAGGATCATGGAATAGCCATGCTTACTAATTTCTTCATTAATTTTTGTAATTAAAGTAGAAGGGGCAACACGTTCTAAGGTTGGCCAAATTAAGCCGATAACCTTTGATTGCTTGGAGACAAGCCTCTGGGCAGCATAATTCGGTTCGTACCCCATCTCTTTTGCTAATTTAATGATTTTAGCCTTTGTTTCATGTTTTACAAGGGGGCTATCATTTAGAGCTTTAGAGACAGTGGAATAACTAACACCGACTTGTTTTGCGATATCTTTTATCGTAATCGTCATAAGAATTCACCAACTATACAGTTATTTTTATATTCGAATAACAACGTTTGATAATGTTGTTATGATTAATCTCAGATTTTAAATATATATTCATATTTTTACAGGTAAATAGATAAAAGTCAAACGCTTTCAATATTATTTTAATGAAATTTTTGTCGAAAAACACTTGAAAAAAGGGCTTACATCATGTAGGATAGTAAATGTAATAACAACGTTGTTATATTTGTTAAGACGGGATTGTAAACCCTTTGATTATAAAAA carries:
- the glpK gene encoding glycerol kinase GlpK, with protein sequence METYILSLDQGTTSSRAIIFNKKGEIVHVAQKEFTQFFPQSGWVEHNASEIWGSVLAVIATVLSESSIRAEQIEGIGITNQRETTVVWDKETGIPVYNAIVWQSRQTSEICEELKQGGYESKIRKKTGLLIDPYFSGTKVKWILDNVEGARSKAEEGKLLFGTIDTWLIWKLSGGRAHVTDYSNASRTLMYNIHELKWDSELLDILTIPASMLPEVRSSSEIYAHTVGYHFFGAEVPIAGAAGDQQAAMFGQACFEKGMGKSTYGTGCFMLMNTGEKAVESEHGLLTTIAWGINGKVEYALEGSIFIAGAAIQWLKDSMRLLKQASDSEKYARRVESTDGVYVVPAFVGLGTPYWDSEVRGSVFGLTRGTTKEHFVRATIESLAYQTKDVLSVMEIDSGIKLKTLRVDGGAVKNNFLLEFQSDLLNVLVERPVINETTALGAAYLAGLAVGYWESQKEIESQWAIDHQFEPNMTEDKRNQLYNGWKKAVHAAMAFK
- a CDS encoding glycerol-3-phosphate dehydrogenase/oxidase, with translation MLSNLNRSEIITELTGQRFDLLVIGGGITGAGIALDATTRGMSTALVEMQDFAAGTSSRSTKLVHGGLRYLKQFDFKVVAEVGKERAIVYENGPHVTTPEWMLLPFYEGGNFGKFMTSIGLRVYDFLAGVKKSERRVMFNVEETLKRAPLIKKDGLKGGGYYVEYRTDDARLTIEVLKAAVKKGTKALNYSKVQDFLYEAGKVVGVIVEDQLTGETYEVRAKKVINATGPWVDGLREKDGSKKGKGLILSKGVHIVIDQSRFPLKQAIYFDTKEDKRMIFAIPRNGKTYVGTTDTFYHDDPVSPEITLDDVDYILDAINFMFPDIKATRTDVESSWAGVRPLILEEGKDPSEISRKDEIWESDSGLITIAGGKLTGYRKMAETIVNVVAQKFQSEEGRTFKGCQTLKLPISGGDVGGSKNYEKFVQDAAAKGVNIGLSKEDAVHLASFYGSNVFDVFELLNEKKEEAEKYGLPLVVLAKLLYALKYEMAATPVDFYFRRTGNLLFDIDSVREWKDNVCQYMRDQFGWSDIQNQRFFAELEVAIEAATGHNPIK
- a CDS encoding LacI family DNA-binding transcriptional regulator, with protein sequence MTITIKDIAKQVGVSYSTVSKALNDSPLVKHETKAKIIKLAKEMGYEPNYAAQRLVSKQSKVIGLIWPTLERVAPSTLITKINEEISKHGYSMILSINSIEESIEMFKRFQVDGVIIFNRDNFEMPKTFPMPVVTYGVNKNKSIPVIDVNYREAMHSAVEYLYRLGHENIAFLGDFSFIDERQVEKYYGFQQAMEKLGLKINSHNLINTGGLDWYDGYMATNRLLSSAFQPTAIIGTSYDISAGIVRSLRQANYILPKDMSVISYDNIPQMENLEVPLTSVGVPVEEIAQNMVKTLLNYIKDPNSVPVSQTLTPKINERTSCATAGRLPLEQ